The DNA region tttaatttatgataatcttgtttaaatttatcatCGTCCCAATTCGTgtcaatgtatttttttaaattttctctcaCATAAGGAAATAAGGTTTCCTGGAAGAGAAGCAATAAAGTGTGTAAAAATTCTGGAaaaaacgcaaaaaaaaatcatattgtttaaatattcgGCGTTTCTTTCGATTCGGAATGTTGTCGTCGTTTATCGTAACGCGTTCTGGGAAGGAAAGCAAGAAAATCTATAGTGCGCGATCTActgtatgtaaaaaaaaaaaagaagaaaacagccataccaagaaataataatttatgccgttcatttgtatatatgataaatataatacatatataagaaaacaaaagagagaacaaaaaaattgttttcaaacATGAATATAGATTTGCCGCGAAACTTGTTTAGAAATATTGATACGTCCTTTAGAAATCAAGGCGAGAGGAGAAGACGAGTAAAAACCGGAAAgtggagaggaaaaaaaggaggtgAAGGCCCTACCGAAAATTTGaaatgaacgaagaaaggaagttTAGTTAGAAGCGCGAAAACAATGATAATCAAAGTAATAAAGTATTCTCATCGAGGATCGAGaagaaatttggaaaaaatttcAGACTGCGATTTCTGAGAAGCATGCAGAGAAAAGTTGAAGCTCGTTGTTCGCTCGCCGGCATCCACTACCCTTCCAATGAACGGACACGCGTGAGAAATATTTGCCGAGATCGCGACAAAACGGAAAACGTAAAGAAGAACTCTTTTTCCTatcgaatttcgaaaatattgtCGCGAAGTCGACAAAGAcaattctccttttttctcccttttcctcaAAAGGAAGGAATCGTAATAAAACAGTTAAGCGCGAGCATCGTAGGGCGCGTTCAAGAACGCCACGGCCATGGCCTTTGTTACCTTCACGAAGCTTATGCTCGTCGTCGTACCCTCGATGTCAACCAGGATCGTCGTTTGCGATAGCATAGTCTCCTCTTGTTCCTGGCTACGCTTTTCCCCGGCCATTTCCACGATTTACTCGCTCTACTCCGACCGaaggataaataataaatatatctatatgtagtACGTATCAAGCCGTGGGACGTTGAAAGCACGGTGGTGTGTATGTACGTCTCTCCGACGCGTTCTTGTTGAAAGCCGGCGAATGAATTCGCTCTTGCCCCCCGCGCACTGCTGTGTGCGTGCGAACTCGTTTCTCCCTTCGTCCCTCGCCCAGTGCCGATCCCACGGTAACCAGGACCGTATCTATGATATTCGTCTTTACTCTAGTCTTTTACTACAGACATAacgaattttacatttttttactcCTTCTCAAAACATCTAGGAAAATTCATCTTTccactatctttcttttttttcgatcttccttatcttatttttccttatttGGCGTTTCTATTGGGTTGTCTATCTAAAGTGATTGGACtttcaaaaattcttcttCCTAACCTTAcgaattactttttatctatccattCGTGTATCTCACTTGTACGAGAGAACAATTCGCttgaatttttacgatatGTCGACATTTTGATACTTATTGTATCGTACATAGCCTAAATAGACGGGGGTTTAATTATTCTaagtttcttttgaaatttgaGTGTAGAAATTTGTTGATGCGATAGACCGTCATTATTTGCACGATACTCCTTTTATGCGATGTTATGTTGACAATTTGTCGACGAAAAACGTGCTAACACTTAAAGTACAAAATCtgaattcttttttagaaCGTTTGAGCATTCggaataagaaatttattcgtgaAATCATTAATGGAATGGGGCTCTGATATTCGTTATTACGATCCTGTATTATGGACGAAAATTGCAAGCTGTGTTAGTATCATACGTTCGATATACATTAGTATTCGCGTGTTCGTGTAAATCGCTGCTTCCTTCAGCCAATGAGCGTTCGTGCTTTACGGTGTCATGTTTGCATCCACCGACAACGATCCCTCCGCAAAACCTTTTCGACgcaataactttttttctgaAAGTACATTTGTAAGAAATCTTGGATATAACGGATTCCAAAATTCTTTAAGTTTTCGTTAAGAACGTTCGAATGGTAAAATGAAAGATGGTTGTTTCAAGAAATAAGGATAGACGTAGTGAACTACACGCATATGTTTCGATATTACTCCGCGTGAAAGTAGTTCCTGGacactttatttttatcaatttttcgaaatttacGACTCCAAAtagatttctttcgatttgatTAAAGtatcaaaagatatttattttaattttttcaaaaattaacatttattttcaatcgtcGGTTATTCGTATTATCGATAGTATTAATAGGAAATTTTAAGGTGGTTGTATACAGCTGAGAGACGCAACCACCTGATTTTTGCATGGGGCGCGACGTTGCCTGCAAAGGCGGAACCATTTAAATTTTGACATTCGCCGGATCCACACGTGCACGCCAACCGTCATCTGTCAGTATAGCCGGTAGCAGCTTGTTTCAAACCACGTGTATGTTACACGGTTTAAGAAAtggatatttttatactttatatttatatatacatgtatatttcaGATATGCTTTCGTTATAAGAtcctttaaataattatcatcgaaTATAGGATtcactatatttttataaaatgtcaattatacaaaaaagaatttcaatacttttacaaacatatacgaataaacgaatcaaagaaattttatagaacagatttaatcatttcaattttattttctagtaGTTAACGCAAAAGTAATACTTTCTCAgtattacattatttacataagaataataaaaattatttaatagattttaaatataaatcacaaataattaatgtaaaattatatatatttatacaacaactacattttatatcaaaccatcatttatttaacattacgATGATATTAGACATTTTGCAACTGCTTTAATTTTTCACCTAGatgattatttaaatgaattctaatttcttgttgatcattacatttttctcCACATTCGGGACATTCTAAATCACCTTTATCATGATGCTGTTTACGATGCTTTGATCGATAATTGTACGTAGCAAAATGTTCTCCACAATCCTGACACTGATAAGGTAATTCACCTGTATGTTTTCTTTGATGATGATCCCTAGAGTCTTTACGTCTAAAACTCATATTGCAATATTCGCAAACAAATGGTTTTTTACCGGTATGTAGGAGAACGTGATTATACAAAGATTTAGTGTCATTGAAACCCTTCTCACACTGTGcacatttatatcgtttttcaCCATTGTGCTTACTtcttatatgatttattaaaagttgTTTTACTCTGTAAGAGGCATTACAAATATCACATTGATATATAGGATCTACTTTACCTTCATGTATTCGTTCTTTGTGTGCTTTTAAGGACATTTGATGTTTAAATTTTTCGTGACATTCTTCACATTCATACCATGGTTTTTGTTCAATTAAAATTGGATCTTGATTACTAATTTCATGGGTTTCTATCATGTGATATTTTAACATTCTGTATGTTGGAAAATCCTCCATACATATAGGGCATGTAAATACTTgtggtaataatatatttttatcatgttTCCAATGTTTTTCTAAATGTTCATTcatgttttgtttctttctaaatgatttattacatatattacaaatataacgGTTATGAGAAAAGTGTATCTTTCTGTGAAGTCTTAAAGCATTTTTAGTTGTACATTTTTGTCCACACACGTCACATTGAAAAGGTCTTTCACCAGTATGAGTACGATGATGCTCTCGTAAACGTGCTTTCAATTGAAACGACTTACCACATAATTCACAAATATAAGGTCTTGCACCTTTATGAACAAAGAGATAATGCTCGTATAAAGAATTTTCTGCGCTAAACTCTTTGCCACAAGTACtacaaataaattctttcatattttcattgtgCCGCATTTCGTGAAATTCCAATCTTTCTTTACGTACAAAATGTTTAGGACATTTGGAACAATGATATTGACGGGGTGATATTACTTTTGCTTCATTTCCATCTACAACTAAAGAAAGAGTAGAATCTTCACAAGAAGAACAAGTAACCAAGTCATTAATAGCATCTGGATctaaatcaaaaattaattttccacATAGATTACAATTGGTAAATGTTTTTCCTTGTATTTTTACTGCaagttctttctttgtatcattatcaatttcattattaccaatatcaacatttatttcttgaatACCAGAatgtttatgttttttttgATGTCCCTTTATTCTTGCATATTTTGAGAATAATTTATCACATTCCAAGCAAACAAAACGTTGCGAGTTTTTATgtgtgtaataataatgatcccacaataaattttcattacttGCTTCTTTTCTACaaacaatacatacatatttatccaTACAATCAAATTTGTGTCTTTCCATatgaaattcatattttaattgtgAAAGATAGCGAGCACCACATAAATTGCATATGATTCTTGGAcaagattttatattatctttgtcTTCTGTTTTAATATCCTCATTATTAATGATTCTTTCATGTCGTTTATCTGTCATAGAGTTACAATCATCTTTACAATTGAAccatacaatattattataagtagATTCTAATTTTACTGATGTGTTTGTATCCTTACAATTTACAAGTTCAGGATATGGTTCATAAATTACTTCTAATTTAGGAATCTTGACAGAATTTGAAGTTtctttatatgttatattttttttaaattttcttttaacatctTTCTGTGTTCTGTTTAAAGAATTTTCCTTACCGGTCATATTATATGCCAATGTATTTTTACGgttaatgttttttatttccatactTTCTCCATTCATATTTGCTTTTAATTTGATACAGTTTTGTGGATTGACATTGTCTTGTTTTATATTAAGTGCTATAGGTTTTTCAAAGTTTTGAAGATTTTGCTCTTTTGTAGGATAAATTTTCTCTGTATGACCAACAATTGCTAGCGAAATTTGAAAACTATAATCACAGTTTTGTGGATCACTAactaataatatcattaaatcgACATTACAATTTGGGCATGTGCATACTGTATCACTACAAATCTTGGCAAATATAtctgtttgttctttttcatttcttgtaTACTCATGAAAACAATTACTTTCTTCGCTATCTAATTCTCTTTCATACTTTAAAACTTCTTGAATAAACTTATGATAAAGAATAACTTTGTCATGACAGGATATGCATACAAATTTAGAACCACCATCCAATGgagatatctataaaaaaaaataatttttcaatatccaTACAGGcacatttacatttaattagaatttaagaatatttcatagaaaaatataaataaaagcatacatttacatacattAATTGGTAATGtgtctattattttttgttttagatctGTCGAatcttcaaatatatttttaagccTTCCATTTTGAAGGTTTATACCACATAAACGACACAATAACATACTTGTGGCTGATCAGCCGCCACATACTCTAAGAAATCTGTATCAATAATGCTATAAGACCAATAAATCTCTGATCgtggtatatatttttaaaaccaaatcataaata from Vespula vulgaris chromosome 8, iyVesVulg1.1, whole genome shotgun sequence includes:
- the LOC127065702 gene encoding zinc finger protein 567-like isoform X2; amino-acid sequence: MYVNISPLDGGSKFVCISCHDKVILYHKFIQEVLKYERELDSEESNCFHEYTRNEKEQTDIFAKICSDTVCTCPNCNVDLMILLVSDPQNCDYSFQISLAIVGHTEKIYPTKEQNLQNFEKPIALNIKQDNVNPQNCIKLKANMNGESMEIKNINRKNTLAYNMTGKENSLNRTQKDVKRKFKKNITYKETSNSVKIPKLEVIYEPYPELVNCKDTNTSVKLESTYNNIVWFNCKDDCNSMTDKRHERIINNEDIKTEDKDNIKSCPRIICNLCGARYLSQLKYEFHMERHKFDCMDKYVCIVCRKEASNENLLWDHYYYTHKNSQRFVCLECDKLFSKYARIKGHQKKHKHSGIQEINVDIGNNEIDNDTKKELAVKIQGKTFTNCNLCGKLIFDLDPDAINDLVTCSSCEDSTLSLVVDGNEAKVISPRQYHCSKCPKHFVRKERLEFHEMRHNENMKEFICSTCGKEFSAENSLYEHYLFVHKGARPYICELCGKSFQLKARLREHHRTHTGERPFQCDVCGQKCTTKNALRLHRKIHFSHNRYICNICNKSFRKKQNMNEHLEKHWKHDKNILLPQVFTCPICMEDFPTYRMLKYHMIETHEISNQDPILIEQKPWYECEECHEKFKHQMSLKAHKERIHEGKVDPIYQCDICNASYRVKQLLINHIRSKHNGEKRYKCAQCEKGFNDTKSLYNHVLLHTGKKPFVCEYCNMSFRRKDSRDHHQRKHTGELPYQCQDCGEHFATYNYRSKHRKQHHDKGDLECPECGEKCNDQQEIRIHLNNHLGEKLKQLQNV
- the LOC127065702 gene encoding zinc finger protein 567-like isoform X3; the protein is MILLVSDPQNCDYSFQISLAIVGHTEKIYPTKEQNLQNFEKPIALNIKQDNVNPQNCIKLKANMNGESMEIKNINRKNTLAYNMTGKENSLNRTQKDVKRKFKKNITYKETSNSVKIPKLEVIYEPYPELVNCKDTNTSVKLESTYNNIVWFNCKDDCNSMTDKRHERIINNEDIKTEDKDNIKSCPRIICNLCGARYLSQLKYEFHMERHKFDCMDKYVCIVCRKEASNENLLWDHYYYTHKNSQRFVCLECDKLFSKYARIKGHQKKHKHSGIQEINVDIGNNEIDNDTKKELAVKIQGKTFTNCNLCGKLIFDLDPDAINDLVTCSSCEDSTLSLVVDGNEAKVISPRQYHCSKCPKHFVRKERLEFHEMRHNENMKEFICSTCGKEFSAENSLYEHYLFVHKGARPYICELCGKSFQLKARLREHHRTHTGERPFQCDVCGQKCTTKNALRLHRKIHFSHNRYICNICNKSFRKKQNMNEHLEKHWKHDKNILLPQVFTCPICMEDFPTYRMLKYHMIETHEISNQDPILIEQKPWYECEECHEKFKHQMSLKAHKERIHEGKVDPIYQCDICNASYRVKQLLINHIRSKHNGEKRYKCAQCEKGFNDTKSLYNHVLLHTGKKPFVCEYCNMSFRRKDSRDHHQRKHTGELPYQCQDCGEHFATYNYRSKHRKQHHDKGDLECPECGEKCNDQQEIRIHLNNHLGEKLKQLQNV
- the LOC127065702 gene encoding zinc finger protein 567-like isoform X1, which produces MLLCRLCGINLQNGRLKNIFEDSTDLKQKIIDTLPINISPLDGGSKFVCISCHDKVILYHKFIQEVLKYERELDSEESNCFHEYTRNEKEQTDIFAKICSDTVCTCPNCNVDLMILLVSDPQNCDYSFQISLAIVGHTEKIYPTKEQNLQNFEKPIALNIKQDNVNPQNCIKLKANMNGESMEIKNINRKNTLAYNMTGKENSLNRTQKDVKRKFKKNITYKETSNSVKIPKLEVIYEPYPELVNCKDTNTSVKLESTYNNIVWFNCKDDCNSMTDKRHERIINNEDIKTEDKDNIKSCPRIICNLCGARYLSQLKYEFHMERHKFDCMDKYVCIVCRKEASNENLLWDHYYYTHKNSQRFVCLECDKLFSKYARIKGHQKKHKHSGIQEINVDIGNNEIDNDTKKELAVKIQGKTFTNCNLCGKLIFDLDPDAINDLVTCSSCEDSTLSLVVDGNEAKVISPRQYHCSKCPKHFVRKERLEFHEMRHNENMKEFICSTCGKEFSAENSLYEHYLFVHKGARPYICELCGKSFQLKARLREHHRTHTGERPFQCDVCGQKCTTKNALRLHRKIHFSHNRYICNICNKSFRKKQNMNEHLEKHWKHDKNILLPQVFTCPICMEDFPTYRMLKYHMIETHEISNQDPILIEQKPWYECEECHEKFKHQMSLKAHKERIHEGKVDPIYQCDICNASYRVKQLLINHIRSKHNGEKRYKCAQCEKGFNDTKSLYNHVLLHTGKKPFVCEYCNMSFRRKDSRDHHQRKHTGELPYQCQDCGEHFATYNYRSKHRKQHHDKGDLECPECGEKCNDQQEIRIHLNNHLGEKLKQLQNV